Proteins from a genomic interval of Danio rerio strain Tuebingen ecotype United States chromosome 4, GRCz12tu, whole genome shotgun sequence:
- the LOC100331054 gene encoding uncharacterized protein, protein MVFIKEETEDVKIEETFTVKQEDLQEQTDLMVLKEETHGQNEVDEKQQFEKPQEIMTDEKPTLTKKTSSHGRPRKSKSGCNFSCKQCRNSFSQKSKLDVHMRVHSREQPYTCEQCGKSFGQIQGFKAHMRIHTGERKFTCQECGKSFRHARNLAAHMRTHTGERKFTCQKCGKSFYHAGHFAAHMRIHTGEKPFSCKQCGKSFCQKPNLDVHMRVHTGEKPYTCEQCGKSFSQIQNFKIHMRIHTGERPYTCQQCGKSFYHAGHFAEHMRTHTGEKSFSCKQCGKSFSKKPNLIAHMRAHTREKPYTCEQCGKSLGKKQDLYIHMRIHTGEKPYTCTECGRSFPHKNTLKHHMRIHTGEKPYTCTECGKSFALKSTLKHHMRTHTGEKPFTCAQCGKSFTTKTSLKNHMNGHTGTILFTCDQCGKSLTRKDSIKQHMETHSGKDRFKCSECGKGFKCKRSLSAHLKLHNGE, encoded by the exons atggtgtttattaaagaggagactgaagatgtgaagattgaagaaacattcacagtcaaacaggaagatctgcaggaacaaacag atctgatggtgctgaaagaagagactcatgGACAGAATGAAGTAGATGAGAAACAGCAGTTTGAGAAACCCCAAGAAATAatgactgatgaaaaacccacactgactaaaaagacttcatcacacggaagacctcggaaatccaaatctgggtgtaatttcagctgtaaacagtgtagaaACAGTTTCAGTCAGAAGTCAaagcttgatgttcacatgagagttcacagtAGGGAgcaaccttacacctgcgaacagtgtggaaagagttttggtcaaaTACAAGGCTTTAaagcccacatgagaattcacactggagagaggaagttcacatgccAAGAATGTGGAAAAAGCTTCCGTCATGCAAGAAACCTGGCAGcgcacatgagaactcacactggagagaggaagttcacatgccaaaagtgtggaaaaagcttttaTCATGCTGGACACTTTGCagcacacatgagaattcacactggggagaagcctttcagctgtaaacagtgtggaaagagtttctgtcaaaagccaaaccttgatgttcacatgagggttcacacaggggagaaaccttacacctgcgaacagtgtggaaagagttttagtcaaatacaaaactttaaaatccacatgagaattcacactggagagaggccataCACATgtcaacagtgtggaaaaagcttttaTCATGCTGGACACTTTGCAGAACACATGAGAACTCATACTGGAGAGAAGtctttcagctgtaaacagtgtggaaagagtttcagtaaAAAGCCGAACCTGATTGCTCACATGAGAGCTCACActagggagaaaccttacacctgcgaacagtgtggaaagagtttaggtaaaaaacaagacctttacatccacatgaggattcacactggagagaaaccttacacatgcacagagtgtggtagaAGTTTTCCACataaaaacacactcaaacaccacatgaggattcacactggagagaaaccttacacatgcacagagtgtggtaaaagttttgcACTTAAAAgcacactcaaacaccacatgagaactcacactggagagaagccctttacatgtgctcagtgtggaaagagtttcacaaCCAAAACTAGCCTCAAGAACCACATGAATGGTCATACTGGAACCATATTGTttacatgtgatcagtgtggaaagagtctcacacgcaAAGACTCCATTAAGCAACACATGGAGACTCACTCAGGAAAGGATCGTTTTAAATGCAGTGAATGTGGAAAGGGCTTTAAGTGTAAAAGAAGCCTCAGCGCTCACCTAAAGCTTCACAATGGGGAGTAG